The stretch of DNA CTGACAACCTTTGTTCGGTTTCGGTGCTTTTTCGCGGCAGGGTGTACGGAGCCGGGGCAGGCAGAGAAAATTGAATCGGCAAAAGGTTGCGTTTTGCCACCTGGATGGGCACTCGCTCGGATTCATGAGCCCGTAGGACTCTCGGCACACCGTTTGTTCAAATCGGGGTAAGCGCCTGGAGGCGCTGTGATATGAAGCAAATGGCCATCTTGGTTGTAGAGGACACCCCCGACATTCTCGATATCGTCAGCCTGCTGCTGGAGCATGAGGGCTATACGGTCTATCGCGCCGAGACCTGCGCGGTGGCGTTTGACCTGTTACAGAAACATCGCATCGATCTGATCATCACCGATTTGATGTTGCCGGGCATGACCGGCCTGGAGTTCATCCATAAGATCAGGCGAGTGGCGAATTATGATTTTGTGCCGGTCGTCGCCATGTCGGCTTTCGAGCATAAGTACCTGACGGTCGCCGCGCAGGCTGGAGCGGCCCGCATTCTGCACAAGCCGGAAGACCTCGATCTGCTGGTGCCCACTGTCAATCAGCTTCTGCAAGAACATGACCGTCGCGTGCCGCGATCAGCCGGCGCGACGCGCTGAAGGGCAACCGATTCGCTTCACAGTGCCTCTCCGTCGGCGTCACAGGGTGACGCCGGCAATTCGGCAAGCCTGCGGGTGACAAGCTCTCTGATCTGCACCAGGTGATCACGGGCGCGGGCGGCTGCCTCTGCATCTCCCTGCTCTGTAAAGGCCATATTCTCGGCGGCGAAGCGCGCCACTTCCAGCAACAACTGTCCCGTGGTCGTCGGCGGCGCGCCGCGCTGAAAGAGACGCGATCCCGCGGGCCGGCGCGACGGCTCAATGCGCGCGGCGACCATAGCCGTTCTAGCGGCGTGATTGGATAGTCTAGGCATCGATAGATTCCTCTCCGGATTGTGTCACAAACGCCAGTCGTGCCTTCGGTAACAGGGGAGGAACAGCCGAAGAGAAGCGAACATCGCGCAACGTGGGGCTACGGTCTTGTGGCGGGGCTCTACTCGGATTCCCGGCGGCTCCGCTCTGATTTA from Blastocatellia bacterium encodes:
- a CDS encoding response regulator — translated: MKQMAILVVEDTPDILDIVSLLLEHEGYTVYRAETCAVAFDLLQKHRIDLIITDLMLPGMTGLEFIHKIRRVANYDFVPVVAMSAFEHKYLTVAAQAGAARILHKPEDLDLLVPTVNQLLQEHDRRVPRSAGATR